aataaatggaattttaacaaatattttaacttttggacGCTCACCACCACAAAATTATTTACATATTTCCCGTGTTCTGACACCAattttcgttttgcatctttcattttggtatcaaattgttcgcaatgtaaaggcacacattttaaaactagtcccataataatagaacaataaatggtattttagcaaatattttaaaatttggacCACAAAAGTATTATCTTACTGACATTTATTATCTTTCTGACATAAATTTTCGCTTCATGtccttcattttggtatcaaattgttcgcaatataaaggagcacattttaaaactagttccataataatagaacaataaatggaattttaacaaatattttaacttttggacACATTTTGACGCTcatcaccacaaaattatttatatctttccagtgttctgacattaattttcgtgttacgtccttcattttggtatcaaattgtgcgcaatctaaagGTGCTTATTTTGAAATCACCCAGAAGTTGATTGgataaaaattaaattttttacaaatattttaatacaTGATGCGAGGCATAGTCACTTGCTCAGAATCGGGAGAAAAATGAGCGATGACGGGTGACGGCAACAGAGTGCGATAGTGTTAATTTTTCAACATCAGTCTTCGAATACAAAACTGCACCCTTTCAGTGTTTGAATATAGTATGTACAAAACTTACTTGTAACTTTTTCATCACTTCCCACTTTTAATTTGGTATGTAAGCAGTATAATGAAAAGTTACAGACATAATATTAATACTAATCCATTTATTTCATCATTCTCACTTTTTGATTCTCCATTCCTACTGCCCTCATTCTTGATTGTTTACATTCATACCTTACCTTTTTTACTAGTTTCTCTCCATGTACACCTGGATAGAACCCTTACACAATAAATTCCTTTTCATACTGTATCTTGTGTACTAGAGAGTTAAGTTTTCACTTGTAATGCCCACCCACCTGCCATATTCCCCCCATTGAGTTCTAACCCATACTTTGTCCACTGCAGAAACACCCGAGTATCTTATGTGTGTAACCATGGTCCCATGTGAACACACTTCAACAGTAATGTGATATTTGCTGTCTAATCTATTCTTATATTGCAGCTACAGTGGGACCTCGGTACTCAAACAGCTCCCCCAATTGAACGTTGTGTTCATGTTCAGTACTCGACCATTTGATTGGCACTCAAATGTAAACAATCGTCCCAGACGAGTCAGTTTCCCAGTAGCTGTCATTTAGTGCACAACACGACAAGACTTCTTTAAACTTTGTGTTTTCTTGGATATGTTTTAAATTGTTAGTGTAAATGGCACCTAAAAAGTTAGTGACAAGATCCAAGCCAAAAGAAAATTAGTTAGAACCACAattgagataaaaaaaaaaaaaagagctcgGCAAAACATGAGAGTGGTGCCCATGTGTGTGCTCTTCCTACCAAGTTTGGTATGTCTAAATCTAgttctctaataaaaaaaaatgtgtgaaaAATGAGGGAAGTGCAAAGTTTTCTAGAAAAATATCACTAACAAAGCTGTGATAATGGTAGGGGACTCCCCTACTAAAGAATAACAtctctcttcctctgcctcaCAACCTTCCACATGTGCCATCAACTTTCCTAAGGTGCAGGTAAAGTGTATACAGTACAATATTTGCATTTATGCAGCATTTATGTGAGATTATGTAGCTCTTCTTGCAACATCCAAGCTCCAGCTCCAGGCATACACAGCAAACCTGTTTGTGCCTGTCTGTGAATGCCTTTGTTAGAAAAGAAAGCTTTTACCCATGCATGTAAACAAAAATATGCTAATCAGAATTATACAAGCATCAACTTACCGGGAAATTTCTTGCTTCCCATTTCTTGTACACATTGGCATTCATTTCTGGGGTGGAGATTGGATCATTTTCAGAGAAGAAGAGAAGTGCTGGCACCCCTACAAAGTTTTCATGCATCTTGGCACTTGCTCTCTCATAATGAATTGTTGCTGTATTGTACTGAACCTTTAAGTACCATCTGTAAGACCAAAAATGTCTGATCACACTGGACTTGACCTTTCAATCCGATACAATGCTTTGAATTACAAAGCTAATAATTAAAAATACAATTCAATAAAAACAATTTAAGTAGAAATCCATATTACAGTAGTTATTATCTACCTCAGCCAATAGTCACCCATCTCTAaacaaataatatgaaacctaaaATTTGCCTTAGTTTTGTCACTTCACTCATGATGTGTGGAGCAATACCTTATAAATACTGTACAAAAGGTTTTGTTATATACAGTATTTGCCGGATACAGATTTGATCAAATCTTACTTTTACATTTTATTAATTGAATATGACATTTGAGTAAATATGTTAAAACTATGAaccataaattaatattaaaattgCTGTATGACCATTAAATTTTTCCTTAGGTCCACAAAAACCTCAACTACGGTAATTATTTTAAATTGAAAGAGGCAATATTGACGACTCATTTCACTATCAAGTATTAAACATGACACGCCTGCATTTTTATCCTTTGTATGTTAAAATAAGTAATTATTAAAGTGAAAGTGCTAAGCCTGTACAGTATAACTACATGTACAGCACTTCAATGTGCAAATCGGTCAAAGTGCCTTGTATTCATATTAACTCTGTGGTTTTTCTTGACTATTTATatagagtactgtactgtaattcaaAACCCCCCCTACTCTCTCAGCTACCTAACTCTTGAAAATATAATGGTCTGTATAACTACTTACAGGAGGTATTTCTTGATATTATTCTGGATGTTTTGGttgttggtgatggctctgggtaCACCAATGGGTATTCCCTCGATGTCCACACCACTATCCCAGATTTGTCCTACAAAACGATTTAGCAGATGCCCATGCTTCTGCATGTTATTTTGAATCTGTGTAGAATTTGAACAAGATTGAAATTTTTCATTCTACTGAACAACATATACATATTTTTCTATTCATGACTACAACCACTTTTTGAATGATAGTTCCCATCAAGTAGCAATGTTTCCTAGAAatcattttttttgtgtgtgtgtgcgtgtgtattggGATTGAAGTCCAGGAGAGTGAAGAAGTTAATGTTAGTCAATGCCATGTTTTCCCTTCCACAAGATCATGATCCACTATATCACTATGTCCTGGTTCAAAACTGCTGGAAGTATGAGGCGAACAGAGTGAAGGAACGATGCCCAAGCGTCCCATCTtgccaaggattcgaacctaggtcctCCTGCTTGCAAGGCAAGTGTGCTAACGACAAAGCCACAGGGTGCCCTTAATTCATTATTCTTGACCTTTCTCACTTATTTATTCTTTCATCAATAAACTTCCTCATTGAGACTGACCTTTACCATGAGTTCCATGGCAACATATCCACCAACACTCAAGCCATGAATCAATAATGGATTATGGGATGGATTTGCATGTAGGAACTGTAGAACCTGATCTGCTGCCACCTGTAATATAAGCAACAGTTAAAAGCCTACTCATTTCTAAATACATAATCTTAATTAAGAACATGTATACTGACTAAGCTCACTCATCCAGACTACTGTACTCTATGGTGTTTTCTAGAATTGGCATTGTGAAaacctcattttgcacaaacacactttggaactgttcatttttttttcacacatttctttttaatTCTCAGTGAACCTGTTCTCCATTCTCAGTCTTTAGATTTTATAATTTATATGCAGCTAGctgttaatgaatttatagaaaaggcttggatatgttttacatttgtccactaccccattctcatagttcctttctgcctctctcctcactgctgtgtatttGTTTCTTGCTTGTTTGTAGTGCTGGTATGTTTGAAGGTTAGGCCTCCTCCTATATTGAACCCATTTTCCTGTCTTTTCCTCTCTGGCCCTcttacaatttctgttgaactaaTCCTATTTTGTGGCTCTGCAACTTTGTTTTGGTATATATGTTTTTGTAACTTCATCATGCATGCaagtgaatgagtgagggagtgtgtgtgtgtgtgtgtgtgtgtaattacccaagtgtagttacataatgagctacactcatggtgtcccatcttcccagtacttgtcatataatgctttgaaactactgacagttttggcctctaccaccttctcacttgttccaatTATCTACCTCTTCTGTGAGCAAAGGAAAATATTAGAAAACTTGTTAATATTTTGTTCGgcccctttgtttccttagcctgaatctgtgtcctcttgttcttgaagctgctggtttcaggaattcatcTTTGTCTATTtggtcaattcctgttattattattgtgtggtgatcatatcacctctttcttttatctttcagctttggcatatttaacgtcTCTACTTTTTTAACACctcataactcttgtttttcagttccggaagccattttgtagcatgcctttgcaccttttccagtttattaatgtgcttcttgagattcgggcgccatacaactgctgcatattccaattttgttcTCACAAAagccatgaacagtttctttactaTGTTACCATCCATGtagttaaaagcaagtctgaagttagaaagctttGCATACGCTTCTtacacaatgttctttgtgtgttgaccaaaccacacactagaaagtgaagagacgacgacgttttggtccatcctggaccattatcaagtcgattgtgatgagaggaAGCTTATATCaccttctcctcacctctctctcttgcctatttattgtctttgcctccttcctctcatcacaatcgacttgataatggtccaggacggaccgaaatgtcgtcatctcttcactttctagtgtgtggtttggtcaatatttatcagccacgttattgtgactcctcatctgcatgttctttatgtgtttctctgGTGATAGTTTACTATCCAAAACCCCTCCTAGATCTCGTTCTTTATTAGTTCTTTAATTCCTtttcacataatatataagttgtgtgtggtctattttctctgatGCCACATTCCAGGAAATAAAATTATTTTA
This genomic stretch from Procambarus clarkii isolate CNS0578487 chromosome 22, FALCON_Pclarkii_2.0, whole genome shotgun sequence harbors:
- the LOC123759760 gene encoding transmembrane protein 53-B isoform X6, giving the protein MLSLIQIRDFHSRRFSRNIEFFTASDVPLPKNTMEMASTLSKHDRPLTLLFCWLMARERYIKKYAQLYTNMGCDVLKIRISPFDLLRPTKGSQVAADQVLQFLHANPSHNPLLIHGLSVGGYVAMELMVKIQNNMQKHGHLLNRFVGQIWDSGVDIEGIPIGVPRAITNNQNIQNNIKKYLLWYLKVQYNTATIHYERASAKMHENFVGVPALLFFSENDPISTPEMNANVYKKWEARNFPVYIKCWKDSTHVSHYMKYRTEYEEEVAAFLERIGIIEPTRQRASSC